The following proteins are co-located in the Haliotis asinina isolate JCU_RB_2024 chromosome 13, JCU_Hal_asi_v2, whole genome shotgun sequence genome:
- the LOC137259563 gene encoding uncharacterized protein codes for MAVFTQMLKEPNIRSYFLKELRNIFQLTTPPTTPPTTLTTPPTTPPTTLTTPPTTPPTTLTTPPTTLTTPTTPPTTPPTTLTTPPTTPRTTLTTPRTTLTTPPTTPLTTLITPPTTPPTTPPTTATTPPTTPPTTLTTPPTTPPTTLTTPPTTLTTHPTTLTTHPTTPRTTLTTPRTTPPTTLTTPTTPPTTPRTTLTTPPTTPPTTLTTPPTTPLTTLTTPPTTPPTTPTTPRTTPRTLTTPPITPPTTPPTTPRTTLTTPRTTLTTPPTTPRTTLTTPPTTPLTTLTTPRTTPPTTLTTPTTPPTTPPTTLTTPATTPRTTLTTPRTTLTTPPTTPLTTLTTPPTTPPTTPPTTPPTTPTTPRTTPRTLTTPPTTPPTTPPTTPRCEEGRLLVDFAVKLVEESGFNTALCVVKKGSGRFYRSDKCLRAKLEDRSA; via the exons TTACGAAATATTTTCCAACTTACAACTCCTCCTACAACTCCTCCTACAACTCTTACAACTCCTCCTACAACTCCTCCTACAACTCTTACAACTCCTCCTACAACTCCTCCTACAACTCTTACAACTCCTCCTACAACTCTTACAACTCCTACAACTCCTCCTACAACTCCTCCTACAACTCTTACAACTCCTCCTACAACTCCTCGTACAACTCTTACAACTCCTCGTACAACTCTTACAACTCCTCCTACAACTCCTCTTACAACTCTTATAACTCCTCCTACAACTCCTCCTACAACTCCTCCTACAACTGCTACAACTCCTCCTACAACTCCTCCTACAACTCTTACAACTCCTCCTACAACTCCTCCTACAACTCTTACAACTCCTCCTACAACTCTTACAACTCATCCTACAACTCTTACAACTCATCCTACAACTCCTCGTACAACTCTTACAACTCCTCGTACAACTCCTCCTACAACTCTTACAACTCCTACAACTCCTCCTACAACTCCTCGTACAACTCTTACAACTCCTCCTACAACTCCTCCTACAACTCTTACAACTCCTCCTACAACTCCTCTTACAACTCTTACAACTCCTCCTACAACTCCTCCTACAACTCCTACAACTCCTCGTACAACTCCTAGAACTCTTACAACTCCTCCTATAACTCCTCCTACAACTCCTCCTACAACTCCTCGTACAACTCTTACAACTCCTCGTACAACTCTTACAACTCCTCCTACAACTCCTCGTACAACTCTTACAACTCCTCCTACAACTCCTCTTACAACTCTTACAACTCCTCGTACAACTCCTCCTACAACTCTTACAACTCCTACAACTCCTCCTACAACTCCTCCTACAACTCTTACAACTCCTGCTACAACTCCTCGTACAACTCTTACAACTCCTCGTACAACTCTTACAACTCCTCCTACAACTCCTCTTACAACTCTTACAACTCCTCCTACAACTCCTCCTACAACTCCTCCTACAACTCCTCCTACAACTCCTACAACTCCTCGTACAACTCCTAGAACTCTTACAACTCCTCCTACAACTCCTCCTACAACTCCTCCTACAACTCCTC GGTGTGAGGAGGGCCGCTTACTTGTGGATTTCGCCGTTAAGCTGGTTGAAGAAAGTGGCTTTAATACAGCATTATGTGTTGTAAAGAAAGGAAGTGGTCGATTTTATCGGTCCGATAAATGTCTCAGAGCGAAATTAGAGGATAGGTCTGCTTGA